In the genome of Peromyscus eremicus chromosome 8b, PerEre_H2_v1, whole genome shotgun sequence, the window CAGAAAGAAGGCTATGAAAGAAGCTAACACCCCCCAGAGCTTGTTAAATATCAACACACACAAACCTGTACAGTCAATGGCTGCAACAAAATCCTCAGCACCGATCAAATTTAATTCTGAGAATACCAGGCCAAAGGCAAAAAAGATGGGAACGGACCAACTACAAGTAGAAAGACCTCTATGACAGGGACGGTGATTTTGGTGACATAATGCAAAGGGTCACACACAGCATAGTAGCGGTCAACTGAGATGAAGCAGAGGTGGAAAATGGAGGTGGTGCAGAGCATAatgtcacagctgctgtgaacttTGCAAAAGAGGTCTCCAAAATACCAGCAGGACTCTACGGACCTGACCATACTGAAAGGCATGACCACACAGCTCAACAGGAAGTCCGTGGTGGCCATAGAGAGAATAAGGAAGTTGGTTGGGGAGTGGAGCTGTTTGAAGTGGGCAATAGAAATGATCACAACCATGTTTCCCAGCATGGTCATCACTATTGCTCCAATCATGACAAGGTACATGGCATAGACAACAAACGTGGGCCTCTCCCTCCTAAGGCAGGAATTGTTTGCCACCGCAAAGCAAAA includes:
- the LOC131918866 gene encoding LOW QUALITY PROTEIN: trace amine-associated receptor 4-like (The sequence of the model RefSeq protein was modified relative to this genomic sequence to represent the inferred CDS: inserted 1 base in 1 codon) codes for the protein MNAPDNWSPPEVQFCFAVANNSCLRRERPTFVVYAMYLVMIGAIVMTMLGNMVVIISIAHFKQLHSPTNFLILSMATTDFLLSCVVMPFSMVRSVESCWYFGDLFCKVHSSCDIMLCTTSIFHLCFISVDRYYAVCDPLHYVTKITVPVIEVFLLXSWSVPIFFAFGLVFSELNLIGAEDFVAAIDCTGLCVLIFNKLWGVLASFIAFFLPGTVMVGIYIHIFTVARKHARQIGTGPGTKQALSESKGKVISKKESKATKTLSIVMGVFVLCWLPFFILTITDPFIDFTTPEDLYNVFQWLAYFNSTFNPIIYGMFYPWFRKALRMIVTGMIFRSDSSTSNLHPTHS